One stretch of Acropora muricata isolate sample 2 chromosome 12, ASM3666990v1, whole genome shotgun sequence DNA includes these proteins:
- the LOC136891651 gene encoding uncharacterized protein: MTQGQSHVALLLLVVSIIKDSTASLLNYEEYSDQCKLHSLDNDRVIMDGGCDAIINCQRNKMSIALPRALLSGVNREDLCLLHPNCKAVDNGTHFVLTTKLIDCGTLSKHTDKNVVYSNMVRHVIPSTSIITRAPQVKIHFSCHYSKYGVASTGGITMGDSLDAREFSGRGFELVNNFCRKERYFPYRQNPTCSSKSLAHSIDTE; encoded by the exons ATGACACAAGGACAATCACACGTTGCATTGCTTTTACTGGTCGTCTCAATTATCAAAGATTCGACAGCAAGCCTCCTTAATTATGAAGAATATTCCGACCAATGCAAATTACATTCATTAGATAACGATCGAGTCATAATGGACGGAG GTTGTGATGCAATTATCAATTGTCAACGAAACAAAATGTCAATCGCCCTTCCCAGGGCCTTGCTGTCAGGGGTCAACAGAGAGGACTTATGCCTATTGCATCCCAACTGTAAAGCAGTTGACAACGGCACACACTTTGTTCTTACGACAAAGCTGATTGATTGCGGTACTTTAAGCAAACACACTGATAAAAATGTGGTTTACAGTAACATGGTTCGTCACGTGATTCCATCGACATCAATCATCACAAGGGCACCTCAAGTTAAGATACATTTCAGCTGTCATTATTCCAAATATGGCGTTGCATCAACTGGTGGTATCACCATGGGAGACTCACTTGATGCAAGAGAATTTTCTGGACGAGGGTTTGAGCTTGTAAACAATTTCTGCCGAAAAGAAAG GTATTTCCCATATCGTCAAAATCCCACTTGCTCTTCGAAGTCTCTGGCTCATTCCATAGACACAGAGTAA